The sequence AAGATATTATTAATACCAGAAGCGAGCCTGAACTGAGGAAATTGTTAAAGAGAAAGTAGTCCTTAAAGAGCAGGACAGGATTTAAGCGGGAATAGCAATAAAATTGTGGTATAATTACCTCCAAACAACCAAAAAGGAGTAATATGAAAAAGCATTTTAAGCGCAAAAGTTTTTCACCGCCGCCGCAATCCGAGGAGGGGGCGATAGCGGATTCAATTAATAAAATGCAGCAGCAGTTAAACTTCCTGGAGAAGAAAATAGATATTCTGATAGGCCAATCTTCGCAAACTCCTTTTAAAGAGGAGCAACCAAAGCCTTTTCAGCGCTTTGATCGTTCTCATCACCATGGCGAAAGAAGGCCGGACGCCAATTACAGGGAAAGGGTGCTGCATAAAGCGATCTGCGCGGAATGTAAACAGGAATGCGAAGTTCCTTTTAAGCCCAGCGGGGAACGCCCGGTATATTGCAAAGACTGCTTTTCAAAGAGAAAAGGCGGCGGTGCATTTAAAGGCAGGCACGATACCGGACCTAAGGAAGCGGCCCGCGATGAGACAGGCCATATGGATACGCCGCATGGCGGTGAAAAGAAGAAGTTTTTTGGAAAAAAGAGACCGTCAGGCAAAAGGCGCAAAACGCGCTCTTAAAAATATAAGATATACGTAAAATGGAACGGTGCAGCGCTAACTAAAGGAGAGTTATAATGGGAATTTACAAAGATTGGTGTGGATTTGGCAAAAGGAAAAAGAGCGTATCAGCCCAAAAGACAATTAAGCGGGCCATGGTGAAGGCTATGGTCAAGAAGCTTAAAGCTGAAGGTAAGCCGGTTGACCGGCAGGCAATCAATAAAGAGGTGTTTGATAAGGTGCGCAGATACCATCAGACTTCAAAGAAAAAAAATATATAGTAAGGGAATTTTGAAAAAAGCCGCTCATCCAAAAATAGCTATAGTAGGCCGGCCGAATGTAGGCAAGTCGTCGCTTTTTAACAGGATCATAGGCTCCCGAAAGGCCATAGTGGATTCTGTGTCTGGCACCACGCGTGACAGGCTCCACGCCGATATAAAATGGAAAGGCAAAACCTTTACCATAGTGGATACGGGCGGATTCGAAGCTGTCAAGACCGGCGACATCGCCCGCCTGGTTTTAAGCCAGCTCGATACCGCCATTAAAGAGGCGGATATAATATTTTTTGTAACGGACGTTTCCGCCGGAGTTGTTCATCAGGACTTAGAGCTTTCGGCGAGACTGCGAAAGACATCTAAGCGGATATACCTTGTCGTGAACAAGGCCGATGACAGTTCGAGCGTGAATAAAGGGATGGAATTTTTTGAACTCGGCCTCGGCGATCCTTACCTGGTTTCGGCAAATAACGGTACGGGCATAGAAAAATTACTCGATGACGCTGCCAAGCCGATGGAGAAGACCGAAGGCATCTTAAGAGCCGCCTCGGTCAAAGTCGCCATAGTCGGCCGGCCGAATGTCGGTAAGTCATCCTACCTAAACGCCATTCTCAAGGAGGAGAGGGTAATCGTTAATGCTGTCGCCGGCACCACGCGGGACTCGGTAGATACGGATTTTTTATATAAAGATAGAGTCTATGTGCTCATAGATACCGCCGGCATGAGGCATGACGCCAAAATAACTGAATCTGCCGACTTTTATGGTAATGTCCGCGCAAGGGAGTCGATAAAACGCTGTGATGTAGCGATAGCGCTTATAGACGGTTTTGAGGGATTGAAGGAAGATGACGCGCGCATAATCGATATTATCATAAAAGAGGGCAAGGCGCTTGTCATAGCGGTAAACAAGTGGGACCTGACCCAGAGCGTCGCCACATCCGTATATAGCGATCTGCTTATAAAAAAGATGAATGCCGCCAAAAATTTCCCCATTCTCTTCATGTCGTCCAAGACCGGGCGAGGTGTTGTGTCAAGCCTGGACGCCATATGGTCGGCCTATGAAAGGTCAAAGACCGTTTTGGCGCCCGAAGAAATTACTAACCTGCGTAAAGCGCTGAATGGGGATCGCGAAATAACGGGTAAGAGAATAAAATTTCTATACCTGGCGCAGAAGACAGCCCAGCCTCCCGTCTTCGCGCTTGGCGTTAAAGATGTCAAAGTTATTAATCAAAATACTAAAAAGTATGTAGAGAATTTTTTCAGGAGAGAGCACGATTTTGTAGGAGTGCCGATAGTAATAAATTACGAAAATTCTGGGGGGCTATGAAGAAAAAACTATTGCATATAATAGCTACTCCGCGCTTCGATGAATCAAGGACACTTAAAGTTTCAAATGTCTTTCTTTCGGTATTCAAAGAGAAACATCCTGATTGGGTGATTGACGAGATTAACCTGTCGACCGAAAGCCTGCCGTCTCTTACGGTAAAGAGATTGGACGGTAAGTATGAACTATTGGGCGGTAAGGACCTGTCGGCAGAATCTCTGGAGGCCTGGCGGGATATGATAAAACATATAGAGAGATTTATTTCGGCAGACGCGTATTTAATCAGCGCGCCGATGTGGAATTTTGGCATTCCGTATATGTTCAAGCACTACATAGATGTAATAGTCCAACCCAAACATCTATTTCAATATACCCCAAAGGGCGTAGAGGGTCTTGTAAAAGGCAAGAAGATGATAGTCATCTCCAGCCGCGGTGGAGATTATAGCAGTGAGCCCATGAGTAAGATGGATTTTCATGAACCGTACTTGCGTTCGGTATTTGGTTTTGTCGGGGTCGCCGACATAACATTCATAAAAGCGCAGCCTATGGATATGGATCCCGCGATACGGGAAGGGAAGATAAACCAAGCGCAGTCCCAGGCAAAAAAAATCGCGGCGTCATTTTAGGAATTAAGCCATTAATTGACAAAGCGATGGCTTTGGTATAGCATAAATATAAGCAAAAGAAAGGTTTTAAAATGCCTAATTATTCCGCAAAGGCGCTTCTGAAGGTCAATGAGGAAGAAGCCATAAAAAAGATTGAAGAATATATACGCCGCTGGGTTAATGATAATAAGACCAGCGGCATTATTATGGGCTTAAGCGGAGG is a genomic window of Candidatus Omnitrophota bacterium containing:
- the der gene encoding ribosome biogenesis GTPase Der, translated to MKKAAHPKIAIVGRPNVGKSSLFNRIIGSRKAIVDSVSGTTRDRLHADIKWKGKTFTIVDTGGFEAVKTGDIARLVLSQLDTAIKEADIIFFVTDVSAGVVHQDLELSARLRKTSKRIYLVVNKADDSSSVNKGMEFFELGLGDPYLVSANNGTGIEKLLDDAAKPMEKTEGILRAASVKVAIVGRPNVGKSSYLNAILKEERVIVNAVAGTTRDSVDTDFLYKDRVYVLIDTAGMRHDAKITESADFYGNVRARESIKRCDVAIALIDGFEGLKEDDARIIDIIIKEGKALVIAVNKWDLTQSVATSVYSDLLIKKMNAAKNFPILFMSSKTGRGVVSSLDAIWSAYERSKTVLAPEEITNLRKALNGDREITGKRIKFLYLAQKTAQPPVFALGVKDVKVINQNTKKYVENFFRREHDFVGVPIVINYENSGGL
- a CDS encoding NAD(P)H-dependent oxidoreductase; this translates as MKKKLLHIIATPRFDESRTLKVSNVFLSVFKEKHPDWVIDEINLSTESLPSLTVKRLDGKYELLGGKDLSAESLEAWRDMIKHIERFISADAYLISAPMWNFGIPYMFKHYIDVIVQPKHLFQYTPKGVEGLVKGKKMIVISSRGGDYSSEPMSKMDFHEPYLRSVFGFVGVADITFIKAQPMDMDPAIREGKINQAQSQAKKIAASF